A part of Corynebacterium lactis RW2-5 genomic DNA contains:
- the pgsA gene encoding CDP-diacylglycerol--glycerol-3-phosphate 3-phosphatidyltransferase, translated as MTATSANTNAPSNWNLPNVLTVLRIIGVPVFLWVLLQDGGESSYWRWWAFAVFALLMATDKLDGHLARSRNLITDFGKIADPIADKALMLAALVGLNIIGLLPWWITAIIVVREGGITIWRMLALRQGRVVPASKGGKLKTVMQSLAVALFLAPLPWLYWPAWAVMIVAVVITVVTGIQYILDSREAGKVSD; from the coding sequence GTGACTGCTACATCCGCTAATACGAATGCGCCTTCTAACTGGAACCTCCCGAACGTTCTCACGGTGCTGCGTATTATCGGTGTCCCGGTTTTCCTGTGGGTGCTGCTCCAAGACGGGGGAGAATCCTCCTACTGGCGTTGGTGGGCCTTCGCCGTTTTCGCTCTGCTGATGGCCACCGACAAACTGGATGGGCACCTAGCGCGCAGCCGTAACCTGATTACGGATTTTGGCAAGATTGCTGATCCAATCGCCGATAAGGCACTCATGCTCGCTGCGCTCGTCGGTTTGAATATCATCGGTCTTTTGCCTTGGTGGATTACCGCGATCATCGTCGTGAGGGAGGGCGGAATCACCATCTGGAGGATGTTGGCCCTGCGCCAGGGGCGTGTGGTCCCGGCATCAAAAGGCGGCAAACTCAAGACCGTCATGCAGTCCCTAGCCGTCGCGCTGTTTTTGGCGCCGCTGCCGTGGCTTTACTGGCCGGCCTGGGCAGTAATGATTGTCGCGGTAGTCATCACCGTGGTAACCGGTATCCAGTACATTCTCGATTCGCGGGAAGCTGGCAAGGTCTCGGATTAG